The following coding sequences lie in one Alloacidobacterium dinghuense genomic window:
- a CDS encoding IS481 family transposase: MLYKMSPDILYTPRRAQRAAECKGEMGWKTMDVRQQRVEFVVAATRGEKPFSRLCEEFGVSRPTGYLWWKRYRSGGLEGIAEQSRKPHASPTRIRESLEEQVMALRRRYPDWGARKLSVLLERSGQQLPPSTIHRILRRHDLVRDRLQSSRCCQRFERSHPNELWQMDFKGPSGWNQEVGPLSILDDHSRYLIGLRALGSTQAEPVREQLEEAFLRCGVPEAMLMDHGIPWWGPRSPLGLTKISVWLMQQGIRLYWSGVRHPQTQGKVERFHGTLLRSIQRRRLWEQRTQQWLDDYRWEYNHLRPHEALGMKTPAKVWQPSRRKYQPHPAGWEYPEGAVLRKVDADGKLQVGGQQWHLSRALNRQWVQIVAVEQRVLVYYCTTLIRELDFSIQRSTIVDRWIEDPF; encoded by the coding sequence ATGCTTTACAAAATGTCTCCGGACATCCTTTACACTCCGCGGCGAGCGCAGCGAGCGGCGGAGTGTAAAGGCGAGATGGGCTGGAAGACGATGGATGTACGGCAGCAGCGGGTGGAGTTTGTAGTCGCGGCGACACGCGGGGAGAAGCCTTTCAGCCGGCTCTGTGAAGAGTTCGGGGTATCCCGTCCGACCGGGTATTTGTGGTGGAAACGGTATCGTAGCGGAGGTCTTGAAGGCATCGCAGAACAGAGCCGGAAGCCGCATGCGAGTCCGACCCGGATCAGGGAGTCGCTGGAAGAGCAGGTGATGGCGTTGCGGCGGCGGTATCCGGATTGGGGAGCGCGTAAGTTGAGCGTGCTGCTCGAGCGATCGGGCCAGCAACTTCCGCCCAGTACGATCCACCGCATCTTGCGCCGCCACGATCTGGTGCGCGATCGGTTGCAGAGCAGCCGATGCTGTCAGCGGTTTGAGCGCAGCCATCCCAATGAGCTGTGGCAGATGGACTTCAAGGGACCGAGCGGATGGAATCAGGAAGTGGGTCCGTTATCGATTCTCGATGATCATAGCCGCTACCTGATCGGGTTACGGGCGCTGGGCAGCACGCAGGCAGAGCCGGTGCGCGAGCAGTTGGAAGAGGCATTTCTGCGCTGCGGGGTGCCGGAGGCGATGCTGATGGATCATGGCATTCCATGGTGGGGGCCGCGATCCCCGCTGGGGCTGACGAAGATCTCCGTCTGGCTGATGCAGCAAGGGATCCGGCTGTACTGGAGCGGGGTGCGGCACCCGCAGACACAAGGCAAAGTGGAGCGTTTCCACGGCACGCTGCTGCGTTCCATCCAGAGGAGGCGCCTGTGGGAGCAGCGCACGCAGCAGTGGCTGGATGACTATCGCTGGGAATATAACCATCTTCGGCCGCATGAAGCCCTGGGGATGAAAACCCCGGCGAAGGTATGGCAGCCGAGTCGGCGGAAATATCAGCCCCACCCGGCCGGCTGGGAGTATCCGGAGGGAGCGGTCTTGCGCAAGGTAGACGCCGACGGCAAACTCCAGGTAGGCGGGCAACAGTGGCATCTCAGTCGCGCTCTGAACCGGCAATGGGTGCAGATCGTGGCTGTGGAGCAGCGTGTGCTGGTCTACTACTGCACCACGCTGATCCGGGAACTGGACTTCTCTATCCAGCGATCGACGATCGTCGATCGCTGGATAGAAGACCCCTTCTGA
- a CDS encoding universal stress protein: MKKIQKIVFPIDFTRRSTKGAQHVATWARKFDAEVVAVHFIDPEDHDASAPPDNLRFMADLPILTEKATRDLDFFCEQNLASCRVRRIVKMGEKAVAVPLLAQDEKADLVMIPRDHQPWVERFMTDSFTAKMLNECPVPIWTSEHLDDDPSPNIMHILCAVHVEDSVSLDAANERLIQAVRTVASTFGARVTCLYVGEHGSNFLRPDSKFAASISERLEKIHHEVEDISDFEVESGGIARTIHRVAVDKSANLIMTGRSRPGTISLGLQTHILIIDHNGPCPILSML, encoded by the coding sequence ATGAAGAAGATTCAGAAGATCGTGTTTCCCATCGACTTTACGCGCCGATCGACAAAAGGTGCGCAACACGTCGCTACCTGGGCGAGGAAGTTTGACGCGGAAGTTGTCGCGGTGCACTTTATCGATCCTGAGGACCACGATGCTTCGGCGCCGCCAGACAATCTGCGTTTCATGGCGGACCTTCCCATATTGACGGAGAAGGCCACGCGAGACCTCGACTTCTTTTGCGAGCAGAACCTGGCGTCGTGCCGTGTGCGGCGGATTGTGAAGATGGGGGAGAAGGCAGTTGCCGTTCCGTTGCTGGCACAGGACGAGAAGGCTGATCTGGTCATGATTCCGCGCGATCATCAGCCGTGGGTAGAGCGGTTTATGACCGATTCGTTTACGGCAAAGATGCTGAATGAGTGTCCCGTTCCGATCTGGACTTCAGAACATCTGGATGACGATCCGAGCCCGAATATCATGCACATTTTATGCGCGGTGCATGTGGAGGACAGCGTATCGCTGGATGCCGCGAATGAGCGGCTGATTCAGGCGGTGAGGACTGTGGCTTCCACGTTTGGCGCGCGCGTGACTTGCCTTTATGTTGGAGAGCACGGCTCCAATTTTCTTCGGCCTGATTCCAAATTTGCCGCGTCGATTTCTGAGCGCCTGGAAAAGATTCATCACGAGGTGGAGGACATCTCGGACTTTGAGGTGGAATCAGGGGGCATCGCGAGAACGATCCATCGCGTCGCTGTTGATAAGTCCGCGAATTTGATTATGACGGGGCGCTCGCGGCCCGGAACCATTTCGCTGGGATTGCAGACGCATATTTTGATCATCGATCACAATGGGCCTTGTCCAATTTTGAGTATGTTGTAG
- a CDS encoding DoxX family protein, which produces MNRSQQPALTLFAIGLIGLGILALIYGDFALVWQPVAPWVPGRTALAYASGIIMLFGGIGLMLRITAVWSARILFPYLILWASLKLPAIFVAPQIEGVWLGLGELTVLLSGGWILFATVADIPQDSPLAFAAHENGIRIARYLFAVSVIPIGLSHIIYLKETADLVPAWLPFRAGWAYLTGFGHIASGLGVLFSVFPEVAAFAEAGMIGVFTLLVWGPKVVTSPKTRLFWTAFFISWVIAAAVWLVAQSILKPESAKRDTRKTAGVLKASQPISRV; this is translated from the coding sequence ATGAACCGAAGCCAGCAGCCGGCCTTGACCCTCTTTGCCATCGGATTGATCGGCCTCGGCATTCTTGCCCTGATCTATGGCGATTTCGCCCTCGTCTGGCAGCCTGTAGCGCCATGGGTTCCCGGACGCACAGCCCTCGCCTACGCTTCCGGCATCATCATGCTCTTCGGCGGCATCGGATTGATGCTCAGAATCACTGCCGTATGGTCGGCGCGCATCCTGTTCCCATATCTCATCCTCTGGGCATCGCTCAAACTGCCTGCCATCTTTGTCGCCCCGCAGATCGAGGGCGTCTGGCTGGGCCTCGGCGAACTCACCGTGCTTCTCTCCGGAGGCTGGATTCTCTTCGCCACCGTCGCCGATATCCCGCAGGATTCACCGTTAGCTTTCGCCGCGCACGAGAACGGCATCCGCATTGCCCGCTATCTCTTCGCCGTCTCCGTCATCCCGATCGGGCTCAGCCACATCATCTACCTGAAAGAAACGGCTGACCTGGTACCGGCATGGCTGCCCTTCCGAGCCGGTTGGGCCTACCTCACCGGATTCGGCCACATCGCCAGCGGCCTCGGCGTGCTCTTCTCTGTATTTCCCGAGGTGGCGGCCTTCGCTGAAGCTGGCATGATCGGCGTCTTCACGCTTCTCGTCTGGGGGCCAAAGGTCGTGACATCTCCGAAGACACGGCTGTTTTGGACCGCCTTCTTCATCTCCTGGGTGATTGCCGCCGCCGTCTGGCTGGTAGCGCAAAGCATCCTTAAGCCGGAGTCTGCGAAGCGGGACACACGAAAAACCGCGGGCGTTCTCAAGGCCAGTCAACCCATCTCGCGCGTTTAA
- a CDS encoding SDR family NAD(P)-dependent oxidoreductase: MSGVTLSLEGKVALITGGSRGIGAECVRLFREAGAKVAFNYRAAWKQAGELASECGGSEHCVGIEQELSSPEDGRALVGRVVDAFGRLDCLVVNHGVWPPEDMPIASMPDAQWRQTLGVNLDSVFGLAQAAVAQMQRQGRSANGSAAGYIVFVSSTAGQRGEAFHADYAVTKGAVISLTKSLSSELAGEGIYVNCVAPGWVATDMSAPALRDPVTSKKIFGAIPLGRVATPREIAGPILFLCTPFAGFMSGEIVNVNGGAVLVG; encoded by the coding sequence ATGAGCGGTGTAACGTTGTCATTGGAAGGTAAGGTTGCGTTGATTACCGGGGGCTCGCGGGGCATCGGCGCGGAGTGCGTGCGCCTGTTTCGTGAAGCAGGCGCGAAGGTGGCGTTTAACTATCGCGCGGCGTGGAAGCAGGCCGGAGAACTGGCAAGTGAGTGCGGCGGTTCAGAGCATTGTGTTGGGATTGAGCAGGAGTTGTCCTCTCCCGAAGATGGACGCGCCCTGGTTGGTCGCGTAGTTGATGCCTTCGGCCGGTTGGATTGCCTGGTGGTGAACCATGGGGTCTGGCCACCAGAGGACATGCCGATCGCCTCCATGCCCGACGCGCAGTGGCGGCAGACGCTCGGCGTGAATCTGGATAGTGTTTTCGGTCTGGCGCAGGCTGCGGTGGCGCAGATGCAGAGGCAGGGGCGCTCTGCGAATGGGTCCGCTGCTGGATATATTGTTTTCGTCAGCTCGACGGCGGGACAGCGCGGCGAGGCTTTCCACGCGGACTATGCGGTGACGAAGGGTGCGGTGATCAGTCTTACGAAGAGTCTGTCGAGCGAACTGGCAGGTGAAGGGATCTATGTAAACTGCGTGGCTCCCGGCTGGGTGGCAACGGATATGTCGGCGCCTGCGCTGCGTGATCCGGTCACCAGCAAGAAGATCTTCGGCGCGATTCCGCTGGGGCGCGTGGCGACTCCGCGTGAGATTGCCGGACCGATTTTGTTTCTCTGCACGCCGTTTGCAGGCTTTATGAGCGGCGAGATCGTCAATGTGAATGGCGGCGCGGTCCTGGTGGGATGA
- a CDS encoding class I SAM-dependent methyltransferase — MTLLSPRTPLLSAPASILQHDQLSSVAITDKEGIPMSTAVSPVRPLDPDKLQHLLHQAVVDMGAAMQSTLILIGDRLGLYRAMGDCQPVSAAELARRTSTNERYVREWLNANAAGNYVEYNPATDTYAMTPEQSFALAQDDTAVHLPGFYHMLASCMKDEEKLTEVFRTGKGFGWHEHEKGLFEGCERFFRPGYLANLTTSWIPALEGVEDKLKNGARVADIGCGHGASTLLMAQTYPKSEFFGFDYHDKSIEQANKKAQAGGVDNRVHFDVAPAKAFPGKDYDFVACFDCLHDMGDPAGAATHVRKSLSSNGTWMIVEPMAGDDITSNLNPVGRIYYSASAIVCVPASRSQEVGLGLGAQAGEKRIRNVVTQGGFTHFRRATETPFNMVFEARP; from the coding sequence ATGACCCTGCTTTCGCCACGGACGCCTCTTCTGTCCGCTCCGGCTTCCATACTCCAGCACGATCAGCTCAGCTCCGTGGCCATCACCGACAAGGAGGGTATTCCCATGTCCACCGCCGTATCGCCAGTACGTCCGCTCGACCCTGACAAGCTCCAGCACCTTCTTCACCAGGCTGTCGTCGATATGGGCGCAGCCATGCAATCCACGCTCATCCTCATTGGTGACCGCCTCGGACTCTACCGCGCCATGGGCGATTGCCAGCCTGTAAGCGCCGCAGAACTCGCCCGCCGCACCAGCACCAATGAACGCTACGTGCGTGAGTGGCTCAACGCCAACGCCGCAGGCAATTACGTTGAATACAACCCGGCGACGGATACCTACGCAATGACGCCCGAGCAGTCCTTTGCCCTCGCGCAGGACGACACCGCCGTTCATCTGCCCGGCTTCTATCACATGCTCGCCTCCTGCATGAAAGACGAAGAAAAACTCACCGAGGTCTTCCGCACCGGAAAAGGCTTCGGCTGGCACGAGCACGAAAAAGGACTTTTCGAAGGCTGCGAACGCTTCTTCCGCCCCGGCTATCTCGCCAATCTCACCACCAGCTGGATTCCCGCGCTCGAAGGCGTCGAAGACAAACTCAAGAACGGCGCTCGTGTAGCCGACATCGGCTGCGGCCACGGCGCATCCACGCTGCTCATGGCGCAGACTTATCCCAAGTCCGAGTTCTTCGGATTCGACTATCACGACAAGTCAATTGAGCAGGCAAACAAGAAGGCGCAAGCTGGCGGTGTCGACAACCGGGTTCACTTCGATGTCGCACCAGCAAAGGCCTTCCCCGGAAAAGACTACGACTTCGTCGCCTGCTTCGATTGCCTGCACGACATGGGCGACCCCGCAGGAGCCGCTACCCACGTGCGCAAATCATTGTCCAGCAATGGCACCTGGATGATCGTAGAGCCGATGGCTGGCGATGACATCACTTCCAATCTCAACCCAGTCGGCCGCATCTACTATTCCGCCTCCGCCATCGTCTGCGTCCCCGCTTCGCGCTCACAGGAGGTAGGTCTAGGACTAGGCGCGCAAGCCGGAGAAAAACGCATTCGCAACGTAGTGACCCAGGGAGGATTCACTCACTTCCGCCGCGCGACAGAGACACCATTCAACATGGTCTTTGAAGCGCGACCATAA
- a CDS encoding MmcQ/YjbR family DNA-binding protein, which translates to MREFLLKLPHVEETMQWGDNLVFWAGDKAIGGKMFALASLSGMGKGVLSFHAGADRYNELLENEGVIPAPYMARIFWVCLERWDALPQRELEALLTRAYELVFAKLPKRTKDVLAMPAAQRRKLIAERKKLLASQKKRR; encoded by the coding sequence GTGCGTGAATTTTTACTGAAGCTGCCGCACGTTGAGGAGACGATGCAGTGGGGCGACAACCTTGTCTTCTGGGCTGGGGACAAGGCGATTGGCGGAAAGATGTTCGCGCTGGCAAGTCTCAGCGGCATGGGGAAAGGCGTGTTGTCATTTCATGCCGGTGCCGATCGGTATAACGAGCTGCTGGAGAATGAGGGTGTCATTCCGGCTCCATATATGGCGCGGATTTTCTGGGTGTGCCTGGAGCGATGGGATGCGCTGCCACAGCGTGAACTGGAGGCATTGCTGACACGTGCGTATGAGCTTGTCTTTGCCAAGCTGCCCAAGCGGACGAAGGATGTACTCGCTATGCCTGCGGCGCAGCGGCGCAAGTTGATTGCGGAGAGAAAGAAGTTGCTGGCTTCACAGAAGAAGCGGCGTTGA
- the tyrS gene encoding tyrosine--tRNA ligase, translated as MAQFLPVDEQLDLLQKGAAEIIRVSDLRERLEKSRQTGTPLRVKAGFDPTAPDLHLGHTVLMRKLKHFQDLGHQVIFLVGDFTSLIGDPTGRSATRKPLTREQIDENAKTYTNQVFRILDRDKTEVRFNSEWLDKLGFEGVIRLAAKFTVSQMLERDEFHKRFQEEQPIALHELLYPIMQGYDSVALEADVELGGTDQKFNLLAGRELQRDFNQQPQIVLMTPIIEGLDGVQKMSKSLNNAIGIHEPPQEMYGKLMSINDELMWRYWTLLTDLRQSEIDKMQADVASGTLHPMEAKKLLARTIVGGFYSEEAAKQADENWARLFQQKDTAAVTEEESVDLKQIAVADAAHIERAVQDPSVEIRVNVAKLLVALGMKSSRTEAEKQVAAGVNIDGTTTTEKFLDLPRRPVRIPVRVGKKAKIAVIE; from the coding sequence ATGGCACAATTTCTTCCTGTAGACGAGCAACTAGACCTGCTCCAAAAAGGAGCGGCAGAGATCATTCGCGTCTCGGACCTTCGCGAGCGCCTCGAAAAATCACGGCAGACTGGCACGCCCCTGCGCGTCAAAGCGGGATTCGATCCGACCGCGCCCGACCTGCATCTCGGCCACACCGTCCTGATGCGCAAGCTCAAACACTTTCAGGATCTCGGCCACCAGGTCATCTTCCTCGTCGGCGATTTCACCTCGCTCATCGGCGACCCCACAGGCCGCTCCGCAACGCGCAAGCCGCTGACGCGTGAACAGATTGACGAGAACGCGAAGACCTATACCAATCAGGTCTTCCGCATCCTCGACCGCGACAAGACCGAAGTGCGCTTCAACTCCGAGTGGCTCGACAAGCTGGGCTTCGAAGGCGTCATTCGCCTCGCAGCAAAGTTCACCGTCTCGCAGATGCTTGAGCGCGACGAGTTCCACAAGCGCTTTCAGGAAGAGCAGCCCATCGCGCTGCACGAACTCCTCTACCCCATCATGCAGGGCTACGACTCGGTCGCTCTCGAGGCGGACGTTGAGTTAGGCGGCACCGACCAGAAGTTTAACCTGCTCGCCGGCCGCGAACTGCAGCGCGACTTCAACCAGCAACCGCAGATCGTGCTGATGACCCCGATCATCGAAGGACTCGACGGCGTACAGAAGATGTCGAAGTCATTGAACAACGCCATCGGCATCCACGAGCCGCCGCAGGAGATGTACGGCAAGCTCATGTCGATCAACGACGAGCTGATGTGGCGCTACTGGACGCTCCTCACCGACCTGCGCCAATCCGAGATCGACAAGATGCAAGCTGACGTTGCCAGCGGGACGCTGCACCCGATGGAAGCCAAGAAGTTACTGGCCCGCACTATTGTCGGTGGATTTTACTCGGAAGAGGCCGCGAAGCAAGCCGACGAGAACTGGGCGAGACTCTTCCAGCAAAAAGATACAGCGGCAGTTACAGAAGAAGAGTCGGTTGATTTGAAACAAATCGCAGTGGCCGATGCTGCCCACATTGAACGCGCAGTGCAGGACCCGTCCGTCGAAATTCGCGTCAATGTCGCCAAACTTCTTGTCGCACTCGGGATGAAATCATCGCGCACCGAAGCCGAAAAGCAGGTCGCGGCCGGAGTCAACATCGACGGCACAACCACAACGGAGAAATTTCTTGATCTACCCAGACGGCCCGTACGCATTCCTGTTCGCGTAGGCAAGAAAGCGAAAATAGCTGTCATCGAATAA